A portion of the Bacteroidales bacterium genome contains these proteins:
- a CDS encoding Hsp20/alpha crystallin family protein translates to MNLVRFSDQHPSVFDRFFDNSIFDWNNRHFSETNTTLPSVNVKENTDEFLVEVAAPGFDKKDFNIEIDNDVLTISSEKKDEIEEKEGEKITKREFSYQSFSRSFTLPVLVERDKINAKYEKGILRIAIPKKEEAKPKPAKRIKIS, encoded by the coding sequence ATGAACTTAGTAAGATTTTCAGATCAACACCCAAGTGTATTTGACCGTTTTTTTGACAACAGTATATTTGACTGGAACAACAGACATTTTTCAGAAACAAACACCACATTACCATCTGTAAATGTTAAAGAAAATACCGATGAGTTTCTTGTTGAAGTTGCAGCACCCGGTTTTGATAAAAAAGACTTTAACATTGAGATAGATAATGATGTACTAACAATATCATCGGAAAAGAAAGATGAAATTGAAGAAAAAGAAGGAGAAAAAATAACAAAGAGAGAATTTTCATATCAATCTTTTTCTCGCTCATTTACACTTCCTGTTTTAGTTGAAAGAGATAAAATTAATGCAAAATACGAAAAAGGTATTTTACGTATTGCAATTCCAAAAAAGGAGGAGGCTAAGCCCAAACCTGCTAAGAGGATTAAAATCTCTTAA
- the rimO gene encoding 30S ribosomal protein S12 methylthiotransferase RimO has protein sequence MKTKAKNKSINIITMGCSKNLVDSEHLMGHLKANDLKVVHETDGESDIVIINTCGFIADAKEESIDMILDAVEAKKAGEVEKVYVMGCLSERYKKELPKEIDGVDGYYGADDLPKIVKDLGADYKTELVGERLLTTPSHYAYLKISEGCDRKCSFCAIPLIRGKHKSVPQEELLIEAQKLADKGVKELILIAQDLIWYGIDIYKKQTLSELVKELAKIEGIEWIRLHYTFPTNFPEDVLDLIRDEPKVTNYIDIPLQHISDRILRSMKRGHTGKGTRELVKAMRKKVPGVAIRTTFIVGYPGETEEEFNELLDYVKETRFERLGVFTYSPEEDTAAFKIEDNVPEEIKQERKEQLMNLQQNISEEINQERIGETYKVIIDRQEDIYYVGRTEYDSPEVDNEVLICGEQSELQIGSFYDVLITKADSFDIYGKVMDS, from the coding sequence ATGAAAACAAAAGCTAAAAACAAATCGATTAATATTATCACAATGGGATGCAGTAAGAATCTGGTAGATTCCGAACACCTTATGGGTCATCTAAAAGCAAACGATTTAAAAGTCGTTCATGAAACCGATGGAGAAAGTGATATTGTTATTATAAATACCTGTGGTTTTATTGCAGATGCCAAAGAAGAATCGATTGATATGATTTTGGATGCTGTGGAAGCCAAAAAAGCCGGCGAAGTTGAGAAAGTATATGTAATGGGCTGCCTTTCTGAGCGGTATAAAAAAGAGCTTCCTAAAGAAATTGATGGCGTTGATGGCTACTATGGAGCTGATGATTTACCAAAAATTGTTAAAGATTTAGGAGCCGACTATAAAACAGAATTAGTTGGAGAACGTTTATTAACAACACCTTCTCATTATGCCTATTTAAAAATATCGGAAGGTTGCGATAGAAAATGTTCTTTTTGCGCTATACCACTAATTCGTGGAAAACATAAATCGGTTCCACAAGAAGAACTACTTATTGAAGCACAAAAATTAGCAGATAAAGGTGTTAAGGAATTGATATTAATTGCTCAGGATTTAATTTGGTACGGCATTGATATTTATAAGAAACAAACCCTATCAGAATTAGTAAAAGAATTAGCTAAAATAGAGGGGATTGAATGGATACGTTTACATTATACCTTTCCCACTAATTTTCCGGAAGACGTATTAGACCTTATCAGAGACGAACCTAAAGTAACAAACTACATTGATATTCCTTTGCAGCATATCAGCGATCGTATTTTACGTTCGATGAAGCGTGGACATACCGGAAAAGGAACACGAGAGTTGGTAAAAGCTATGCGCAAAAAAGTACCCGGCGTGGCTATTCGTACAACTTTTATTGTTGGTTATCCCGGCGAAACAGAAGAGGAATTTAACGAACTACTTGACTATGTAAAGGAAACTCGTTTTGAAAGATTGGGAGTATTCACCTATTCTCCGGAAGAAGATACTGCTGCCTTTAAAATTGAAGATAATGTTCCTGAAGAAATAAAACAAGAACGTAAAGAGCAGTTAATGAATTTACAACAAAATATTTCAGAAGAGATTAATCAAGAACGTATTGGCGAAACTTATAAGGTAATTATCGACCGTCAAGAAGATATTTATTATGTAGGTCGTACTGAATACGACTCTCCCGAAGTAGATAATGAAGTTTTAATTTGCGGAGAACAATCTGAACTTCAAATAGGATCATTTTACGATGTTCTAATAACAAAAGCCGACAGTTTTGATATCTACGGAAAAGTTATGGATAGTTAG
- a CDS encoding heme-binding domain-containing protein codes for MKKVIKYFLWAVLVILVAIQFVPVDRENPVSDKNNDLLVVSQAPEDVQQLMRSACYDCHSNETVWPKYAYVAPISFVIVEHVEEGREHLNFSDWATYDREDHPSILKHMKKAINKGFMPMEGYIKLHADAEMTEERKALLNSWIDSVLETYNPVEE; via the coding sequence ATGAAAAAAGTGATTAAATATTTTCTTTGGGCGGTTCTGGTTATTTTGGTGGCAATTCAATTTGTTCCTGTTGATAGAGAAAATCCAGTTAGTGATAAAAACAATGATCTTTTGGTTGTTAGTCAAGCGCCCGAAGATGTTCAGCAATTGATGAGAAGTGCTTGCTATGATTGTCATTCAAACGAAACGGTATGGCCTAAATATGCTTATGTTGCTCCAATTTCTTTTGTAATTGTAGAACATGTTGAAGAAGGAAGAGAGCATCTGAATTTCTCGGATTGGGCTACTTACGATCGTGAGGATCACCCCTCTATTTTAAAGCATATGAAAAAAGCGATAAATAAAGGTTTTATGCCAATGGAGGGCTATATTAAGTTGCATGCTGATGCAGAAATGACTGAAGAGCGCAAAGCCTTACTTAATTCGTGGATAGATAGTGTATTAGAAACGTACAATCCAGTTGAAGAATAA
- the cls gene encoding cardiolipin synthase, with translation MSLLDLLFVNTVAWKWISISGLVFIYLFAIFIIIRTLLQNRNPSTTLSWVLILVLLPYLGLLFYFFFGQRMSKRWIFRRLKIRELVKISKVSDSQLKALRNVDDITEPQVLRNLKLIRLLLRENSSFLSVNNSIDIYHNGTDVYSQLFKDLSLAEHFIHIQYYLFEEGSVANRIQTILLDRLKSGVEVNLMVDGIGSRSLSSEYIETLRAAGAEVFVFRPVRFPSLTSKINYRNHRKIVVIDGAIGYTGGINIADKYIYGDGDLGFWRDTHIRIFGDAVKMLEAVFLVDRYFVTNKFDKSPAKFFPSVNFKGDKYVQIANSGPESSTQNILNAYFMAISSAQKSICITTPYFVPNESLLIALKTAAAGGVDVQIILPGRIDSKIVQYSSRSYIYELLRANIKVYFYEAGFIHAKIMLVDSHLSIVGSANFDYRSFYHNFEISALIYNIEDNKKLRTQFEKDKKNSMRIKLVKWKKRPASDKLKESVSRLLSPLI, from the coding sequence ATGAGTTTGCTTGACCTATTGTTTGTAAATACTGTTGCTTGGAAATGGATTTCAATTTCCGGCTTGGTATTTATTTACCTTTTTGCAATTTTTATAATTATCCGTACTCTATTACAGAATAGGAATCCGTCTACAACATTAAGTTGGGTTTTGATTTTGGTATTGTTGCCATATCTTGGACTGCTATTTTATTTTTTCTTTGGACAGAGAATGAGCAAACGGTGGATTTTCAGACGCTTAAAGATACGGGAATTAGTGAAAATAAGTAAAGTAAGTGATTCTCAACTTAAAGCTCTGAGGAATGTAGATGATATTACAGAGCCTCAAGTATTGAGGAATTTGAAGTTAATCAGGCTTTTACTTCGTGAAAATTCCTCTTTTCTTTCGGTAAATAATTCCATAGATATTTATCATAATGGAACGGACGTTTATAGTCAGCTGTTTAAAGATTTAAGTTTAGCAGAACATTTTATTCATATCCAGTATTATTTATTCGAAGAAGGAAGTGTAGCCAATCGTATTCAAACAATTTTGTTGGACAGGTTGAAGTCCGGTGTGGAAGTGAATTTAATGGTTGATGGTATTGGTAGCAGAAGCCTTTCCAGTGAATATATTGAAACATTAAGAGCCGCCGGGGCAGAAGTATTTGTATTTCGTCCTGTGCGTTTCCCTAGTTTAACGTCTAAAATTAATTACCGTAATCACCGGAAAATAGTGGTGATTGACGGCGCGATTGGATATACAGGTGGAATTAATATTGCCGATAAATATATTTATGGTGATGGTGATTTGGGTTTTTGGAGGGATACACATATTCGGATTTTTGGTGATGCGGTTAAAATGCTAGAAGCTGTTTTTTTAGTCGATCGTTATTTTGTAACCAATAAGTTTGATAAAAGTCCTGCTAAATTCTTTCCAAGTGTAAACTTTAAAGGTGATAAATATGTACAGATTGCCAATAGCGGTCCTGAGTCTTCTACGCAAAATATATTGAATGCATATTTTATGGCCATTAGTTCGGCACAAAAAAGTATCTGTATTACAACGCCTTACTTTGTTCCAAACGAGAGCCTTTTAATTGCACTAAAAACAGCTGCGGCAGGTGGTGTTGATGTGCAGATTATTCTTCCGGGTCGTATTGATAGTAAGATCGTCCAATACAGCTCTCGCTCTTATATTTATGAACTTTTGCGCGCTAATATTAAGGTTTATTTTTATGAAGCAGGGTTTATTCATGCTAAGATTATGCTTGTTGATAGTCATCTATCAATAGTTGGTTCTGCTAACTTCGATTATAGAAGTTTTTATCATAATTTTGAAATTAGTGCTTTAATTTATAATATCGAGGATAATAAGAAGCTGAGAACACAATTTGAAAAGGATAAAAAGAATTCTATGCGGATTAAATTAGTTAAATGGAAGAAACGCCCTGCTAGCGATAAATTGAAAGAGTCTGTTTCTCGATTGCTATCGCCCTTAATTTAG
- the hydE gene encoding [FeFe] hydrogenase H-cluster radical SAM maturase HydE, producing the protein MTKVTDILKQKQFSKEDLVTLLKVEGEDQKELFRYAAEVKKVEVGNKVYFRGLIEYSNICSKDCFYCGLRLSNKNIERYKIDDETVIKAAQFAYNQGFASMVIQSGERNDKDFVDKIEYLIREIKKIGDGSLRLTLSCGEQSKETYKRWLNAGAHRYLLRIETSNEELYYKIHPRNKKHNFQKRIQSLYDLKETGYQVGTGVMIGLPFQTIDDLANDLLFFKKLDIDMAGMGPYIEHKQTPLYKYSDTLLPLKERFQLSLKMVALLRILMKDINIVATTAMQTIDAEGREKAIMAGANVIMPNLTPLKYREDYLLYEDKPCIDEEADACKNCLEARIYRTGNTVGYNEWGDSLHFKRRKET; encoded by the coding sequence ATGACTAAAGTAACTGACATCTTAAAACAAAAGCAGTTCTCAAAAGAGGATTTAGTTACTTTACTGAAAGTAGAAGGTGAAGATCAAAAGGAACTTTTCCGTTATGCTGCTGAAGTAAAAAAAGTAGAAGTAGGAAATAAAGTATACTTCCGTGGTTTGATAGAATACTCTAATATTTGCTCAAAAGATTGTTTTTACTGCGGTCTTCGTCTGAGCAATAAGAATATAGAGCGTTATAAAATAGATGATGAAACAGTTATAAAAGCCGCACAATTCGCATACAATCAAGGCTTTGCGTCTATGGTAATTCAATCAGGCGAAAGAAATGATAAAGATTTTGTTGACAAAATTGAATATCTAATACGAGAAATCAAAAAAATTGGAGACGGAAGTTTAAGACTCACTCTTTCTTGCGGAGAGCAAAGCAAAGAAACCTATAAACGCTGGCTTAATGCAGGCGCACATCGTTATTTACTTCGGATAGAAACAAGCAATGAAGAATTGTACTATAAAATTCATCCAAGAAATAAAAAACACAACTTTCAAAAGCGTATTCAATCCCTTTACGATTTGAAAGAGACGGGCTATCAAGTTGGAACAGGCGTAATGATAGGTCTCCCCTTTCAAACTATAGATGATTTAGCCAACGACTTATTATTTTTTAAAAAATTGGATATTGATATGGCAGGAATGGGACCTTATATTGAACACAAACAAACACCGCTTTATAAATACAGCGACACACTACTCCCACTGAAAGAACGTTTTCAATTAAGTCTGAAGATGGTTGCGCTATTACGAATTTTAATGAAAGATATTAATATCGTTGCTACTACAGCTATGCAAACTATAGATGCAGAAGGACGCGAAAAGGCAATAATGGCAGGAGCCAATGTTATTATGCCAAACTTAACACCATTAAAATACCGCGAAGATTATTTGCTGTACGAAGACAAGCCTTGTATTGATGAAGAAGCCGATGCATGCAAAAATTGCCTTGAAGCTCGCATTTATCGAACAGGAAACACAGTTGGGTACAACGAATGGGGTGATTCCTTACATTTCAAACGAAGAAAAGAGACCTAA
- a CDS encoding PD40 domain-containing protein, producing MNLRLFLFVVFLMLLPYISEAQNLHTQSKRAKKYYKEASIEYTLGNKVEAELILMKAMKTDRNFIEAYLLTALIKEELGYPLRAIDFYKQGLSINPNAVADEHYYLAKLYLKEGFYTEALQSFKKYLSFSNISKNLKEDAEFQIQNCLFALEAIKHPVAFKLRNLGSNINTKKSEYFPSITIDNKFLLFTRRLDRQGKGEQEDFMGAINLNDSLWRKSFPIYELNTPFNEGAASLSADGKTLVFTVCEDFGEYGNGRKGYGSCDLFFSRKKGNIWSKPQNLGPPINTSHWESQPSLSSDGKSIYFVRAPKRSQGQSDIFRADIDENGYWKKPVKLNSNINTDKNEESVFIHPDNQTLYFSSNGHIGMGGTDIYMSKWDNEKQDWGKAINLGYPINTNKDESSILVAPNGELAYFASDRKEGFGELDLYSFKLPKNIQPEKITYLKGVVYNAKTQELLSAQFELIDIETGKQIIYSISDAFDGSFLLTLNLGKDYLLNVSRKGYLFYSDQFLMQKAYESQDPFLKDIPLHPIAIGEKVVLKNIFFETDKSELKKKSEIELEKLISFLNNNPTIHIEIQGHTDNVGTASYNLKLSIARAKAVYDFLIEHKIENKRLTYRGYGLAKPIADNQSEEGRAENRRTEFVVTKI from the coding sequence ATGAATTTACGGTTATTTTTATTTGTAGTTTTTTTAATGCTTCTCCCCTATATTTCGGAAGCACAAAATCTGCACACACAATCAAAAAGAGCAAAAAAATATTACAAAGAAGCTTCAATAGAATATACCTTAGGAAACAAAGTTGAGGCAGAGCTTATTTTAATGAAAGCAATGAAAACCGATAGGAATTTTATCGAAGCCTATTTATTAACCGCCCTTATTAAAGAAGAATTGGGTTATCCTTTGAGAGCAATTGATTTTTATAAACAAGGGCTTTCCATTAACCCAAATGCCGTAGCAGACGAACACTATTACTTGGCTAAATTATATCTAAAAGAAGGTTTTTATACAGAGGCTCTTCAGTCTTTCAAAAAATATTTAAGCTTTTCAAACATCAGTAAAAACTTAAAAGAAGATGCCGAATTTCAAATCCAAAACTGCCTTTTTGCTTTGGAAGCCATAAAGCATCCGGTTGCTTTTAAATTGAGAAATCTCGGATCGAATATCAACACTAAAAAATCGGAATATTTCCCATCAATAACTATCGATAATAAATTTCTATTATTTACCCGAAGGCTTGATAGACAAGGCAAAGGCGAACAGGAAGATTTTATGGGAGCTATTAATCTTAATGATAGTCTTTGGCGAAAGAGCTTCCCTATTTACGAACTTAATACTCCATTTAACGAAGGAGCGGCAAGCCTTTCGGCTGATGGGAAAACGCTTGTTTTTACCGTTTGTGAGGATTTTGGAGAATATGGAAATGGAAGAAAAGGATATGGCAGCTGCGATTTATTTTTTTCTCGGAAGAAAGGAAATATTTGGAGTAAACCACAAAACTTAGGGCCACCCATCAACACCTCACATTGGGAAAGTCAACCATCACTTTCATCTGATGGAAAGAGTATTTATTTTGTCCGCGCACCAAAAAGATCTCAAGGTCAATCCGATATTTTTAGAGCAGATATTGATGAGAATGGTTATTGGAAAAAACCTGTAAAGTTAAATTCCAATATCAACACCGATAAAAACGAAGAATCCGTCTTTATCCATCCTGATAATCAGACTCTTTACTTCTCTTCTAACGGACATATCGGGATGGGAGGAACAGATATTTATATGTCGAAATGGGATAACGAAAAACAAGATTGGGGAAAAGCGATTAATTTGGGCTACCCCATTAATACTAACAAAGACGAGAGCAGCATTTTAGTTGCTCCAAACGGGGAATTAGCCTATTTTGCTTCCGATAGGAAAGAAGGATTTGGCGAGCTTGACCTCTACTCTTTCAAGCTACCAAAAAATATTCAACCCGAAAAGATTACCTACTTAAAAGGAGTTGTCTACAATGCAAAAACTCAAGAACTCCTCAGTGCACAATTTGAGCTTATTGATATTGAAACGGGAAAGCAAATTATCTATTCTATTTCTGATGCTTTTGACGGAAGCTTTTTATTGACTTTAAATCTGGGAAAAGACTATTTACTAAATGTTTCGAGAAAAGGTTATTTATTCTATTCCGACCAGTTCCTAATGCAAAAAGCCTACGAAAGTCAAGACCCGTTTTTAAAAGATATTCCACTACACCCTATTGCCATTGGAGAAAAAGTTGTCTTAAAAAATATTTTCTTTGAAACAGATAAATCGGAGCTAAAGAAAAAATCAGAAATTGAATTAGAAAAACTCATCTCATTCTTAAATAATAATCCTACAATTCACATAGAAATTCAAGGTCATACTGACAATGTAGGAACTGCATCTTATAACCTAAAACTTTCAATAGCTCGTGCCAAAGCCGTTTATGATTTCTTGATTGAGCATAAAATTGAGAACAAACGATTAACATATAGAGGTTATGGTTTAGCAAAACCCATTGCCGATAACCAGTCTGAAGAAGGACGCGCAGAAAACCGCCGTACCGAATTTGTAGTTACCAAGATTTAA
- the tnpA gene encoding IS200/IS605 family transposase yields MANTYSQAYFHLVFSPKNREALIKKSWKNELEKYITGIIQNHKHKVLAISSMPDHIHIFIGYNLNQLIPDLVEEIKTSSNAWIKQNKLSKYKFEWQKGYGAFTHSHSQINTVVKYILNQEKHHKKESFKVEYLEILRKNDTQYNDKYIFNFFDD; encoded by the coding sequence ATGGCAAACACCTATTCACAAGCCTATTTTCATTTAGTTTTTTCACCGAAAAATCGTGAGGCACTAATAAAAAAATCGTGGAAAAATGAACTAGAAAAGTACATTACAGGAATTATTCAAAACCACAAGCATAAAGTACTGGCAATAAGTTCAATGCCCGATCATATCCATATTTTTATTGGCTACAACTTGAACCAGCTTATTCCTGATTTGGTAGAAGAAATAAAAACATCTAGCAATGCTTGGATAAAACAAAACAAATTATCAAAATATAAATTTGAATGGCAAAAAGGATATGGTGCATTTACCCATTCACATTCTCAAATAAATACCGTTGTTAAATACATATTAAATCAAGAGAAACATCATAAAAAGGAATCATTTAAGGTGGAATATCTAGAAATTTTACGAAAAAATGATACTCAATATAATGACAAATACATATTCAATTTTTTTGACGATTAA
- a CDS encoding non-canonical purine NTP diphosphatase, with amino-acid sequence MKKLVFATNNKHKLQEVAPLIQSHFELLSLSDIQCFEEIEEPHETLKDNAFEKARFVNSRYHYNCFADDTGLEIDALGGKPGVYSARYAGENCSFEDNVNKVLEEMKGKKLRTARFKTVIALIIDGKEYSFEGVVEGEITEKPIQGNKGFGYDPIFRPLGFTQTFAQMPLEEKNKISHRGMASQKLIAFLNKLY; translated from the coding sequence ATGAAGAAACTTGTTTTTGCGACCAACAACAAACATAAACTCCAAGAAGTTGCGCCTTTAATTCAATCTCATTTTGAGCTACTTAGCCTATCTGATATACAATGCTTTGAAGAAATTGAAGAACCGCACGAAACATTAAAAGATAATGCTTTTGAAAAGGCGCGTTTTGTTAATAGTCGCTACCACTACAATTGTTTTGCCGACGATACCGGTTTAGAGATTGATGCCTTAGGTGGTAAGCCGGGAGTTTATTCCGCACGTTATGCCGGAGAAAATTGCAGCTTTGAGGACAATGTAAATAAAGTACTTGAAGAGATGAAAGGGAAAAAATTAAGGACGGCTCGTTTTAAAACGGTTATTGCGCTTATAATCGATGGCAAGGAATATAGTTTTGAAGGAGTGGTTGAAGGAGAGATTACAGAAAAACCTATCCAGGGTAATAAAGGTTTTGGTTACGATCCAATTTTCCGTCCTTTAGGCTTTACACAAACCTTTGCCCAAATGCCTTTAGAAGAGAAAAATAAGATTAGTCATCGCGGCATGGCTAGCCAAAAGCTGATTGCTTTTTTGAATAAGCTATACTAG
- a CDS encoding D-alanine--D-alanine ligase, with protein MKKNIALIAGGDSGEYPISIKSAAMVSAEIDRSKYQVYLIEIKKDEWIYNNSDSNIIQIDKNDFSLKIADNKIKFDLVFNLIHGSPGENGKLQGYFDMLDIPYTSSNAVTSALTFNKAYCNHIVRENGVAVAKDIHLFKRHKCDLETLIEYINLPVFIKPNQGGSSVGMSKVSDIKELKPAIDKAFAEDDEILIEEYIKGRELTCGVFDYAGEVMRFPVTEIIPKKDFFDYEAKYNENMVDEVTPANISEEEKKNIQETSAKLYRVLNCKGVVRFDYILNDDRLWFLEVNTVPGMSNASIIPKQIQVMGYSLKEFYSMIIEEALK; from the coding sequence ATGAAGAAAAATATCGCCCTAATAGCAGGAGGAGACTCCGGAGAATATCCCATAAGTATTAAAAGTGCAGCTATGGTTTCAGCTGAAATCGATCGCTCGAAATATCAGGTTTATCTTATTGAAATAAAGAAAGATGAATGGATTTATAATAATTCTGATTCTAATATTATCCAGATAGATAAAAACGATTTCAGTCTGAAAATAGCAGATAATAAAATAAAGTTCGATCTCGTTTTTAATCTTATTCACGGAAGTCCTGGCGAAAACGGAAAGCTGCAAGGCTATTTTGATATGCTTGATATTCCTTACACATCGAGCAATGCTGTTACGTCGGCTTTAACTTTTAACAAAGCTTATTGTAACCATATTGTAAGAGAAAATGGAGTGGCTGTAGCAAAAGATATTCATTTGTTTAAACGCCATAAATGCGATTTAGAAACTTTGATTGAGTATATTAATTTACCCGTATTTATTAAACCAAATCAAGGTGGATCCAGTGTAGGGATGTCTAAAGTTTCTGATATAAAAGAACTAAAACCGGCTATCGACAAAGCTTTTGCCGAAGACGATGAAATACTGATTGAAGAATATATTAAAGGTCGGGAATTAACCTGTGGTGTTTTCGATTATGCGGGTGAAGTGATGCGTTTTCCCGTAACAGAAATAATTCCTAAAAAAGATTTTTTCGACTACGAAGCCAAGTATAACGAAAATATGGTCGACGAAGTTACTCCTGCCAATATTTCGGAAGAAGAAAAGAAAAATATTCAAGAAACCTCTGCTAAACTTTATCGTGTTTTAAATTGCAAAGGGGTTGTTCGCTTCGATTATATTTTAAACGATGATAGGCTTTGGTTCTTAGAAGTAAATACAGTTCCCGGTATGTCAAATGCAAGTATTATTCCAAAACAAATTCAAGTTATGGGATATTCTTTAAAGGAATTTTACTCTATGATAATTGAAGAAGCACTAAAATGA
- a CDS encoding T9SS type A sorting domain-containing protein, translating into MKYKSLLVVVFIVGLFLNIQAQEQLLGLNQNPEIKKRKQLKASQEIAVFLPFFDDFKQDENLPNPNFWSDDYTFINTSFQKFPANLGVATFDALDENGEIYEHANSFGFIADYLTSNDIRLDSLDKENRALVMADSLYFSFYYQPQGRGNAPESSDSLVLEFYSGRDKIWYPVWSYEGMPLDSFYVKNQTYCKQVLIPIKDSARFYHPDFKFRFYNYASLSSSIQTSWQGNADQWNIDYVKLDIGRSRNDIYSEDLVFVNPPPSFLKNYRAMPYNQYKNDPTNSMVDSLHSIYISNLSALPYTAEYRYTISNQLLQDSVYLGGAANINPFIFEGYSAFPRFSDPKVISFFSLFNEDKMEYTITHSVRTLDAEFGDTLIQKQSFGNYFAYDDGSPEAGYGLSGSGNSAALRFKLNMPDTLTQVQMYFNPTVLGNEDYFYLTVWESLEPEVILYEELVQVSLSDDASGFISFDLDELIVVSNEFFVGFTQTSDANLNVGFDLSFSPQESLFYDAGDGWYPSIFEGSLMIRPVFANYKGDETLTVINDEDGVQIYPNPLKSGNLTVAVDDGRNYLIHIYSLLGKLVYSTQFQEQLNLDFLKEGVYLLRFENQISGEIKSQKLIITK; encoded by the coding sequence TTGAAATACAAGAGTCTTTTGGTTGTGGTTTTCATTGTGGGATTATTCTTGAATATTCAGGCGCAAGAGCAATTGTTGGGCTTAAATCAAAACCCTGAAATCAAGAAACGGAAACAACTTAAAGCAAGTCAGGAAATAGCAGTTTTCCTGCCTTTCTTCGATGATTTTAAACAAGATGAAAACCTTCCAAATCCAAATTTTTGGTCTGATGATTACACTTTTATAAATACTTCTTTTCAGAAATTTCCTGCAAATCTTGGAGTGGCAACTTTTGATGCTTTAGATGAAAATGGAGAGATTTATGAGCACGCAAATAGTTTTGGTTTTATAGCCGATTACCTGACTTCTAATGATATCCGTTTAGATAGTCTCGACAAGGAAAATAGAGCTTTGGTGATGGCAGATTCTCTATACTTTAGTTTTTATTATCAACCGCAAGGAAGGGGCAATGCTCCTGAAAGTTCAGACTCTTTGGTTTTGGAGTTTTATTCCGGTCGTGATAAGATTTGGTATCCTGTTTGGTCTTATGAGGGAATGCCGTTAGATAGTTTTTATGTTAAAAATCAAACTTATTGTAAACAAGTTTTAATACCAATAAAAGATAGTGCACGTTTTTATCATCCCGATTTTAAATTTCGTTTTTACAATTATGCCAGTCTATCTTCTTCTATTCAAACCTCTTGGCAAGGCAATGCCGATCAGTGGAATATCGATTATGTAAAGCTTGATATCGGACGAAGCAGAAATGATATTTATTCCGAAGATTTGGTTTTTGTTAATCCTCCACCTTCATTCTTGAAAAATTATCGGGCTATGCCTTATAATCAGTATAAGAATGATCCTACCAATTCTATGGTTGATAGTTTACATTCTATTTATATCTCTAACCTAAGTGCTTTGCCTTATACGGCTGAATACCGATATACAATATCCAATCAACTACTTCAGGATTCTGTTTATTTGGGTGGCGCCGCAAATATTAATCCTTTTATTTTTGAAGGATATTCTGCTTTTCCTCGTTTTAGTGATCCAAAAGTGATTTCATTTTTCAGTTTGTTTAATGAAGATAAAATGGAATATACTATCACACATAGTGTCCGGACATTAGATGCTGAGTTTGGTGATACTTTAATTCAGAAACAAAGCTTTGGTAATTATTTTGCTTATGATGATGGATCGCCAGAGGCCGGATACGGATTGAGTGGCTCAGGAAATAGTGCTGCACTGCGCTTTAAACTCAATATGCCCGATACTTTAACTCAAGTTCAAATGTATTTTAACCCAACGGTATTAGGCAATGAAGATTATTTTTATTTAACGGTTTGGGAGAGTTTGGAGCCTGAAGTGATTTTATACGAAGAGCTTGTTCAGGTATCCTTATCGGATGATGCATCAGGATTTATAAGTTTTGATTTGGATGAACTTATTGTGGTTTCTAATGAGTTTTTTGTTGGATTTACACAAACTTCTGATGCAAATCTTAATGTAGGTTTTGATTTGTCATTTTCGCCTCAAGAAAGTCTTTTTTACGATGCCGGTGATGGTTGGTATCCTAGTATTTTTGAAGGCTCTTTGATGATACGTCCTGTTTTTGCAAATTATAAAGGAGATGAAACACTAACTGTCATAAATGACGAGGATGGAGTACAGATTTATCCAAACCCATTAAAATCGGGAAATTTGACGGTGGCTGTTGACGATGGTCGGAATTATTTAATACATATTTATAGTTTATTGGGGAAGTTGGTATATTCTACACAATTCCAAGAACAACTTAATCTTGATTTTCTTAAAGAAGGAGTATATTTGCTTCGATTTGAAAATCAGATAAGTGGAGAAATTAAAAGTCAAAAATTAATAATTACAAAATAG